In Rahnella aquatilis CIP 78.65 = ATCC 33071, one DNA window encodes the following:
- a CDS encoding acid phosphatase, whose protein sequence is MRKSLVALLLFTLGSTFAVQATEEAKPFITSQELDLTQYLPAPPADDSAQTQAELKELLQIQATRTPEQEKAAIADAQENVWRFADVMGPGFDAEKLPKTAALFERIVATEDVVDDHAKKAFNRPRPYMLDEQIHPLLKKSKSGSWPSGHSTIGYLMATVLGEMVPEKRNALFARASGYAENRLVAGFHYRSDTVMSRTGAALIAQKMEEQPDFKTEFDAAKAELRAQSGLK, encoded by the coding sequence GTGCGTAAGTCCCTCGTCGCTCTGCTGCTTTTCACTCTGGGTTCCACCTTTGCTGTTCAGGCTACTGAAGAAGCCAAACCCTTTATCACCAGTCAGGAACTGGATCTGACCCAATATCTGCCAGCGCCACCGGCGGATGATTCGGCGCAGACCCAAGCGGAGCTGAAAGAATTGCTCCAAATTCAGGCCACCCGCACGCCGGAGCAGGAAAAAGCGGCGATTGCTGATGCGCAAGAAAACGTCTGGCGTTTTGCCGATGTGATGGGGCCGGGCTTTGATGCCGAGAAACTGCCGAAAACCGCCGCGCTGTTTGAGCGTATTGTGGCGACAGAAGACGTGGTGGACGATCACGCCAAGAAAGCGTTTAACCGTCCGCGTCCTTATATGCTGGATGAACAAATTCATCCGCTGCTGAAAAAGTCTAAATCCGGTTCATGGCCTTCCGGTCATTCCACCATCGGTTATCTGATGGCGACGGTGCTGGGCGAAATGGTGCCGGAAAAACGCAATGCGCTGTTTGCCCGTGCATCCGGTTATGCCGAAAACCGTCTGGTGGCTGGTTTCCATTACCGTTCTGATACCGTCATGAGCCGCACCGGTGCCGCGCTGATTGCTCAGAAAATGGAAGAACAGCCAGATTTCAAAACCGAATTCGACGCGGCGAAAGCGGAACTTCGCGCCCAATCTGGCCTGAAATAA
- a CDS encoding methylated-DNA--[protein]-cysteine S-methyltransferase produces the protein MEYRFKRMASPVGLLTLAAKGDKLTAILWECEIDGRVPLGEMLEDPAFPILLKTEQQLNEYFAGKRTCFELDLDFTGTAFQKEVWAALLEIPFGETRSYGDIARRIGRPKAVRAVGAANGRNPISIVAPCHRVIGSSGKLTGFAGGLENKLLLLRLEGRKS, from the coding sequence ATGGAATACAGATTCAAGCGGATGGCATCACCGGTCGGGTTACTCACACTGGCGGCGAAAGGCGACAAGCTGACCGCCATTTTGTGGGAATGTGAAATCGACGGGCGCGTGCCTTTGGGTGAAATGCTGGAAGACCCGGCGTTTCCGATTTTGCTGAAAACCGAACAACAGCTGAACGAGTATTTCGCGGGTAAACGCACGTGCTTTGAGCTGGACCTTGATTTCACCGGCACCGCATTCCAGAAGGAAGTCTGGGCGGCGTTGCTGGAAATTCCGTTTGGTGAGACGCGCAGCTACGGCGACATCGCCCGCCGCATCGGCCGCCCGAAAGCGGTTCGCGCCGTGGGCGCTGCCAATGGTCGTAATCCGATTTCTATCGTAGCACCCTGTCACCGGGTGATCGGTTCTTCCGGCAAATTAACCGGCTTTGCCGGCGGACTGGAGAACAAGTTGTTATTACTGAGGCTGGAAGGCCGTAAATCGTAA
- the gdhA gene encoding NADP-specific glutamate dehydrogenase has translation MDQIQSLEQFLSSVQQRDPHQVEFSQAVREVMTTLWPFLEQHPQYRRSALLERLVEPERVIQFRIAWVDDTNQVQVNRGWRVQFSSAIGPYKGGMRFHPSVNLSILKFLGFEQTFKNALTTLPMGGGKGGSDFNPKGKSEGEIMRFCQALMLELYRHLGPDTDVPAGDIGVGGREVGYMAGMMKKLSNNTASVFTGKGLSFGGSLIRPEATGYGLIYFTESMLKRHGLDFEGMRVAVSGSGNVAQYAIEKAMSLGARVITASDSSGTVVDEAGFTTEKLALLTEIKASRDGRVADYAQKLGLTYLEGQQPWNVPVDIALPCATQNELDASAARVLIANGVKAVAEGANMPTTIEATDLFTDAGVLFAPGKAANAGGVATSGLEMAQNAARLSWKADEVDARLRHIMLDIHQSCVEYGGESQQTQYVRGANIAGFVKVADAMLAQGVL, from the coding sequence ATGGATCAGATTCAATCCCTCGAACAGTTCTTATCCTCAGTTCAGCAACGCGACCCGCATCAGGTCGAATTCTCCCAGGCCGTACGTGAAGTCATGACCACGCTATGGCCTTTCCTCGAACAACATCCGCAATACCGCCGTTCCGCATTGCTGGAGCGTCTGGTTGAGCCGGAACGTGTCATTCAGTTTCGTATCGCGTGGGTGGATGACACAAATCAGGTGCAGGTTAACCGTGGCTGGCGAGTACAGTTCAGTTCAGCCATCGGCCCCTATAAAGGCGGGATGCGCTTCCACCCGTCGGTCAATTTATCGATTCTCAAATTCCTTGGCTTCGAACAAACTTTCAAAAATGCGCTGACCACATTGCCGATGGGCGGCGGCAAGGGCGGCAGCGATTTCAACCCGAAAGGCAAAAGCGAAGGCGAGATCATGCGTTTCTGTCAGGCACTGATGCTGGAACTTTACCGTCATCTCGGGCCGGATACTGATGTGCCTGCGGGTGATATCGGCGTTGGCGGGCGTGAAGTCGGGTATATGGCGGGGATGATGAAAAAGCTCTCCAACAATACCGCCAGTGTGTTCACCGGCAAAGGGTTGTCGTTCGGCGGCAGTCTGATCCGCCCGGAAGCCACCGGTTATGGCCTGATCTATTTCACTGAATCGATGCTTAAACGTCATGGCCTGGATTTTGAAGGCATGCGTGTGGCGGTGTCCGGTTCCGGCAACGTCGCGCAATATGCCATTGAAAAAGCCATGTCACTGGGTGCGCGCGTGATCACCGCATCCGATTCCAGCGGCACCGTGGTTGACGAAGCCGGTTTTACGACAGAAAAACTGGCGCTGCTGACGGAAATCAAAGCCAGCCGCGACGGCCGCGTGGCCGATTACGCGCAAAAACTCGGGCTGACGTATCTTGAAGGCCAGCAACCGTGGAATGTGCCAGTGGATATCGCGCTGCCTTGCGCCACGCAAAATGAGCTGGATGCGTCAGCGGCGCGTGTGCTGATCGCCAACGGCGTGAAAGCGGTAGCCGAAGGCGCGAATATGCCGACAACGATTGAAGCGACTGATCTGTTCACCGATGCAGGCGTGTTGTTCGCGCCGGGCAAAGCGGCGAATGCGGGTGGCGTGGCGACATCAGGGCTGGAGATGGCGCAGAACGCCGCGCGTCTGAGCTGGAAAGCCGACGAAGTCGATGCGCGTTTGCGTCACATCATGCTGGATATTCACCAGTCGTGCGTCGAGTACGGCGGCGAAAGCCAGCAGACGCAGTATGTGCGCGGGGCGAATATTGCGGGTTTTGTGAAAGTGGCCGATGCCATGCTGGCGCAGGGCGTGCTGTAA